CGGCGAGCGTCAGGTGAAGGACGCGAAGACCGCCGTCTGCCACGGCACCGGCGGCATCCTGTCGGCGTCGGCGACGGCGATCCTGTCGACCGAGCGGTGAGCGGATGGGCCCGCGTGCGGACGGTGCGGCGCGCGGCCTCGAGAAGATCGTCTCGGGCGGGCAGACGGGCGTCGACCGCGCCGCGCTCGACGCGGCGCTCGCGCTCGGCTTTCCGTGCGGCGGCTGGTGTCCGAAGGGACGCCTCGCCGAGGACGGCCCGATCGACGCGCGCTACCCGCTCACCGAGACCCGCAGCGCGCGCTACGAGGAGCGGACGCGCGCCAACGTCCGCGACTCGGACGCGACGCTGATCCTCGCGCGCGGCGAGCTCACCGGCGGCACCGCCTACACCGCACGCGTCGCGCACGAGCTCGGCAGACCGTTGCTGGTCGTCGCGCCGGAAGCGTCCGAGGTGGGTCGCGTGGTCGCCTGGCTCGACGAGCAGCACGTCCGCGTGCTCAACGTCGCCGGCCCGCGCGAGAGCGGCGCCCCGGGGATCCACGCCGAGGTGCGTCGCTTCGTCGAGGAGGTGCTGCGCGCGGCGCGCCGTGCTTGATGGCGAGCACGTCGTCGTCCTCCTGCCTCGCGCGGGCGTTGGTGCACGTGCTCGTCTAGATCGCCCCGTCCCCGCGCCCGCTACGCGCTGACGCTCGCGTGACGCCTGGACGCGCGAGGATGGATCTCGGCAGTCAGCAGTCGCGCGGTCTCACGCGCGCGCGAGCGAGCGCAGCATCGCGAGCGCGCGCGCCGTCCGCGGCCCCGGCCAGAACGCCAGCGTGCCGTCGACCACCCGGACGCGTCCGCGGCGCGCGGCGCTCGTGCCCGCGAGCGCGCCGCTCGCGAGCTCCTGCGCGTCGGCGTCGGTGAAGCGGTACGGCTCGTCGGGCAGCAGGACGAGCTCCGGGTCGCGCGCCGCCACCTCCTCGAGCGTGACGCGCGGGTAGCGACCGTCCGCGTCGGCGAAGACGTTGTCGATCCCCGCGCGCGCGAGCAGGTCGTGCGCGTAGGTGTCGCGCCCGATCGTCATCCACGGGTCCTTCCACACCGCGACGAAGGCGCGCACCGGACGCTCGCCCGATGTACGGCGCGCGTCGGCCGCGCGCAGCGCGCGCTCGATCGGCTCGACGATCGCGTCGCGCGCCGACGCCGGTGGGCCGAGCCGCGCCAGCGCACGGACCTGCGCGAGCGCGTCCGCGACCGTGCGCGGGTAATCGACCCACACCGTGATGCCGCGCTCGCGCAGCCGGCGCACGTCGACCTCGCGGTTCTCCTCGACGTTCGCGAGCACCAGG
This window of the Candidatus Binatia bacterium genome carries:
- a CDS encoding helical backbone metal receptor; amino-acid sequence: MDAFRPGERCVDASGVEVALPERALRIVSLVPSVTETLFALGLGERVVGVTDWCIHPADALVGVARVRGTKNPDCARIAELAPDLVLANVEENREVDVRRLRERGITVWVDYPRTVADALAQVRALARLGPPASARDAIVEPIERALRAADARRTSGERPVRAFVAVWKDPWMTIGRDTYAHDLLARAGIDNVFADADGRYPRVTLEEVAARDPELVLLPDEPYRFTDADAQELASGALAGTSAARRGRVRVVDGTLAFWPGPRTARALAMLRSLARA
- a CDS encoding putative molybdenum carrier protein translates to MGPRADGAARGLEKIVSGGQTGVDRAALDAALALGFPCGGWCPKGRLAEDGPIDARYPLTETRSARYEERTRANVRDSDATLILARGELTGGTAYTARVAHELGRPLLVVAPEASEVGRVVAWLDEQHVRVLNVAGPRESGAPGIHAEVRRFVEEVLRAARRA